The window ATCATAATACGAGGTGAATGGTGAATCCGGTAATTGTGTATTCCGTTGTGGTACTGGGACTTGTAGCCGCCGGTGCCGCCGTCATCCTGTTTGTGGTGGCCAATAAGTTCAAAGTGGATGAAGACCCGCGCATCGATGAGGTGGCCGAGATGCTGCCCGGCGCCAATTGTGGCGGCTGTGGTTATCCCGGTTGTCGCGGCCTGGCGGAAGCCCTGGTCAGGGCAGCCGACAAAGGTGACCTTGGGGGCTTGATGTGCCCTCCCGGAGGAAATGAAACCATGGCTCGTATCGGGGAATACCTCGGAACGGCCGTGGAAGAAGCGGGGCCCACCGTGGCCGTGGTCCGCTGCGGCGGCAGCCGCAGCAAAGCTCCGGCCAATTTGGAATACGACGGGCCTGAACGCTGTTCGATCGCCCATTCCCTTTTCGCGGGAGAAAACGGTTGTGCCTACGGTTGCCTGGGCCTGGGT is drawn from Candidatus Aminicenantes bacterium and contains these coding sequences:
- a CDS encoding RnfABCDGE type electron transport complex subunit B, yielding MVNPVIVYSVVVLGLVAAGAAVILFVVANKFKVDEDPRIDEVAEMLPGANCGGCGYPGCRGLAEALVRAADKGDLGGLMCPPGGNETMARIGEYLGTAVEEAGPTVAVVRCGGSRSKAPANLEYDGPERCSIAHSLFAGENGCAYGCLGLGDCVTACDFDAIHMNSETGLPEVDEKKCVSCGACVIACPRNLIEIHPLGKKGRRVWVACMNREPGGVARKACKAACIGCGRCVKACPEKIQAITLENNLAYIDPAKCIACGLCISVCPTGAILATFEPVKPKPKADAGVTAPSAS